ACACACTTTCAATTTTAGGAAGATTCTATCAGCACAACTCATTTGACAAACCTCTCGCAATATAGTTTATACCCGCCCCTGCATGAGGGAAAGGAGGGAAACAAATTGTTTTGACGGTGTTTCAACGAATCTTCATCGAATCTCGATCAGGTTGGATCACTGCTTCGGACGCACTCAGCGAGAAGATGGTTTTATGCTGCGGGATGAATGAGAACACGCGGCTCGAACCCTATGGACTGTTGACGGACATGCTGTTAAGCACAATAACTATACGTGAACGATTGCATAGGGTCTCAGCCGTGTGTGAGTGGTGCATGTCGTGCGTGTTAGATCATTCCGAATACCAATAAAAGCAGAATGATAATCAAGACCAGGCTCAAACCTCCACTAGGGTAATACCCCCAACCTCGGCTGTACGGCCAAGCAGGCAAAGCCGCTATGAGCAAAACGAGTAAAACGATCAACAACAATGTTGACATAGGAAATCTCCTCTATATTCAAATTTTTCTTTTCGTATTAATGGATGCGGGCGAGCGTAAATTCTCGGCCGTGTCGGAGGCATTCTGTCGAGTTCGCTGCTCGACCTATTCTTCGACTCTTCGGCCAATGGGAGACCAGGCCGCAGTTTTCCACTCGGACGAGACTCAGTCTCGAACACCAGGTGCAGGCAAGAATGTCTTCCAAAATCGGAGCGCTATACCGGTGGTCTTCGCCATCCTGAGACGAGCGATACCAAAAAGAGCACCAGGAAGACGACAAACAGGATTTTGGCGATTGTAGCCGCTGTTCCCGCTATTCCGCCAAAGCCCAGAGCACCGGCTACTAACGCTATGATGAGAAACACGATTGCCCAATACAGCATGAGAACACCTCCTCGTGACGGAATCGTCAAAAATTGCGAATCCGTCGGGACGGTCCGTTTCATGAAGAGCGGAAGCCGTTGGAAACCAGCGTCAATTTTTACGTAGTCATTCGCGCTATTCTGTCTCTACAGCAATTCCTGCCAGGCTACACGGCTTCTTCATTTTCGCCCGAATCAATTTCACTCTACCGGCCCGTGACAGTGCCTTCTTTTTTTCAAAAAGCACATACTTAGTACGTCAAAGACCGTTGAGAAAAAGTTCCGGAATCCCGAAATGTTGGTAAATATTGAAGTGAATTATGCCAATGTGCATTCAAAGAAGTAACATCTGGCAAATCCGGTCCCGGCATGTCTCCGAAGCGAAGTCAGGCGGTGCCGTTCGTAGCGAAGGATACCTCCAACCTGCCAGATTACAAAAAGAAAAGCGAATCGGTATCAGTTGTGCTATAGAAGTTGAGGGTACGACATTTTGCTCTCAATGCTAAATCGCATTATACCGAAAAAGTATGGTTAACCTCAGTTATCCAAGTACATATTGTGGGAGAGGAGAATAATTCATGTCCGGAATGATAGCGTGTTGTGGTCTTGTTTGCTCCAGTTGTCCCTCTTTTCTGGCAACACAGAACGACGATGACGTTGCCAGAGCAAAGACCGCAGCTTTGTATGCCGAGAAATTCGGCTTGAATTTCAAGCCCGAAGAGATCAACTGTGACGGATGCCTGACAACTGGCGGCAGACAGATAAGTTACTGTCGAGTTTGTAAGATTAGAGAGTGCTGCATCGAAAAAGGCCTGACCAACTGTGCATCCTGCGCGGGGGCACCTTGCGAGGATCTCCTGGCATTTCACAAGTTCTCGCCTGAGGCGAAGGCTTCTTTCGATGCACTGAAAAAGTAAATCAAATAACGATTCTATCTCAGCTCGCGTAGGATGTGATGAGCGAAGCGAATCGCATCGGTCGCGAAAGACCTTGATTGATGCGGTTCACCCGCGCGGATCGCGGGCTCACAGCATCCTACGCTGGCTAAATTGAGATTCTATCTCAGTCTGATAGCGAATTGTTCATTTCTTAGCTTCGGGTTGTGGCAGGTACTTGGCTCTCAAATTGAACTCAACCAGCTTCGGCAACTCGGAGCGTTGTTGGTCAGGAAGACGTCTGATGATTTCCTGAGCGATAGCCGGCGCATCCTGAGCCGATTTTCCGGAGCAAAGGGAGCGAGCCAGAGTATCGAATTCGCGCATGTACGTTTTCATTGCCTCGAGGTCGCTCTTGCCTGCAACCGGACCATGTCCCGGAACGATCTTCGCCGCGGGGGTGCCCTGGAGTTCGACGAGCACCTTTTGCCAGTTGTCGAGGTCGCCTTCTCCCAGGAAAGGGTGATAACGGGAGAAAAGAATGTCACCCAAGAAAATCACGTTGTCTTTGGGTACGTAGACCGTGATGCTGTCATTCGTATGGGTCGGGCCGGGATAGCGCAATTCTACAGTGACATCTCCCAGATCGACGGTCATGGAGTCCGTGAATGTGATAGTCGGAGCCTGTACCGTCGTGCCTTCCAGGTCCTTGGTCGTCAGACCGAAAACCTCAGGGTTTGCCAGTGTTTTTGCTGCTTCCGCTATGTGCGGACGAGTATTGGCGTGTGCGATCACAACTGCCCCCAGCTTGACGAACTGGCAATTACCCCATGCGTGGTCCAGGTGATAATGGGTGTTGACCACGTACTTCACCGGCTTGTCTGTCACCTTACGTATGTCGGCCAGGAAGCGGTCAGCTTCTTTCGCAGAAACGAGCGTATCGACTACCAACGCGGCATCTCGGCCAACGATCAGGCCGGTGTTCGCTCCGAAACTGTTGCCGGCAGGTGATGCGTTCTTAATGTCGACATAGCCGTATACATGATCGGAAATCCGTTGCAGACCGGGTTGTTCGCCTGCAAGAACAGATGAGCAAACAGCCAGATAGAGAACCGCTACGCATTTGAACACTTTGAATTTCATGACAACCTCCCCAGGAGGCACGTAATTGCACTCCGTGCCTGACCTACTGTGCAGGATCTTATGCGGGATTATGCGGCGGCCTTGCCATCTTGAGCCTCTTGGGGCAGCCGAAAGCGGCTCGGGATACCTCGGCTGACCCCTATAGGGTATCCGCTGCCAGTCCCACGGGACCGAACGCAGGCAAAAACCGTCACGTTGATGAAAGGGGCCCCTTTGTCCTTGTTCTGACCGTACCTCACCGCCCACCGCCCGGTCAACAGTTTTTCCGGTCGCGCGTCATCCGAACACAGCGCGGTAGTGTCCAGCCAAAGAGAATGCTGAAGCCGCATGGACATACCATCGCGGACCATTATAAGCGACTCTCACGTGGAAAAAAACACTCTACGCTTGTTCTGTCATCGACCCAACATAATCCATGTATTTGCGATAGAGGAAAATCCGTCCTTTTGAAGAGGTCCATATATTCCTGTAAACAATTTGTCGTCGAAAATATGAAGCCGTTTGCCTGAAAGCATAGATTCAACTCATCTCTTCTGGAGAAGAAAACTATGAGTCCTGATTACTTTTGCACCTAATACGGATTGGCCAAAGAACAATGCAATTAAAATGAATACGAAGTAGTTCTTGGCATCATGGTTGCAAAAATAAGCTGTTTGCAGTTAAACTATGTCATGGCATCAACCGCATACTCGGGTTGACGCGTGCTCGAATCATTGCTGCGTACAACGATACAGTTTTCCCGGTACTATTCACAATTAGCGGCCTCGATCCGGGAAAAGCCCCTTCCAACCCAAGCGGTCTGCTAGGAATGAGGAGAGTCCATGAACATCCCGTCAGCAACTTATCGTATTCAGTTCACTCCCTCGACCGGTTTTTCGGATATCTCCGGGATATTATCCTATTTAACCGATCTGGGGATAACCCACGTGTACGCTTCTCCGGTCTTTCAGGCAAAAAAGGCCAGCGATCATGGGTACGATGTGGTGGACCCGAATCGACTGAATCCGGAATTCGGCACGGAGATAGATTTTGCATCTCTCATCGATACGCTGCGACTTCACGGCATGGGATGGATACAGGACATCGTTCCGAATCATATGGCGTACGATCAACACAATACCATGCTCATGGACATCCTGGAGCATGGGA
The sequence above is a segment of the Desulfomonile tiedjei DSM 6799 genome. Coding sequences within it:
- a CDS encoding MBL fold metallo-hydrolase; translation: MKFKVFKCVAVLYLAVCSSVLAGEQPGLQRISDHVYGYVDIKNASPAGNSFGANTGLIVGRDAALVVDTLVSAKEADRFLADIRKVTDKPVKYVVNTHYHLDHAWGNCQFVKLGAVVIAHANTRPHIAEAAKTLANPEVFGLTTKDLEGTTVQAPTITFTDSMTVDLGDVTVELRYPGPTHTNDSITVYVPKDNVIFLGDILFSRYHPFLGEGDLDNWQKVLVELQGTPAAKIVPGHGPVAGKSDLEAMKTYMREFDTLARSLCSGKSAQDAPAIAQEIIRRLPDQQRSELPKLVEFNLRAKYLPQPEAKK
- a CDS encoding DUF1328 domain-containing protein, which encodes MLYWAIVFLIIALVAGALGFGGIAGTAATIAKILFVVFLVLFLVSLVSGWRRPPV
- a CDS encoding DUF3795 domain-containing protein gives rise to the protein MSGMIACCGLVCSSCPSFLATQNDDDVARAKTAALYAEKFGLNFKPEEINCDGCLTTGGRQISYCRVCKIRECCIEKGLTNCASCAGAPCEDLLAFHKFSPEAKASFDALKK
- a CDS encoding DUF3309 family protein → MSTLLLIVLLVLLIAALPAWPYSRGWGYYPSGGLSLVLIIILLLLVFGMI